A single window of Sphaerodactylus townsendi isolate TG3544 linkage group LG05, MPM_Stown_v2.3, whole genome shotgun sequence DNA harbors:
- the CCN1 gene encoding CCN family member 1, with amino-acid sequence MNSQTTSFILALALLQFVNRAVSSCPSACRCPLEIPRCAPGVGLVLDGCGCCKVCAKQLNEDCSKMQPCDHTKGLECNFGASSTAPKGICRAQLEGRPCEYNSKIYQNGESFQPNCKHQCTCIDGAVGCIPLCPQELSLPNLGCPNPRLVKVPGQCCEEWVCDESKDVLEELEGFFGKEFRLDASEGELTRNNELIAIVKGGLKILPVFESEPRSHSFENPKCIVQTTSWSQCSKTCGTGVSTRVTNDNPDCRLVKETRICEVRPCGQPSYDSLKKGKKCTKTKKSQDPVKFTYAGCSSVKKYRPKYCGSCVDSRCCTPQQTRTVKIRFRCDDGETFTKNVMMIQSCRCNYNCPHANEAYPNYRLFNDIHKFRD; translated from the exons ATGAACTCTCAGACTACCAGCTTCATCCTGGCTCTTGCCCTTCTTCAGTTTGTGAATAGG GCAGTTTCTTCCTGCCCTTCTGCTTGCCGATGTCCTCTGGAGATCCCTCGATGCGCCCCCGGAGTTGGTCTGGTTCTGGATGGCTGCGGATGCTGTAAAGTCTGTGCTAAGCAGCTCAACGAGGACTGTAGCAAGATGCAGCCTTGTGATCACACCAAGGGGCTGGAatgcaattttggtgccagttcCACAGCTCCAAAGGGGATCTGCAGAG CACAGTTAGAAGGGAGACCCTGTGAATACAACTCCAAAATTTATCAGAATGGAGAAAGTTTTCAGCCCAACTGCAAGCACCAGTGTACGTGCATTGATGGAGCTGTGGGCTGTATCCCCCTGTGCCCACAAGAACTCTCCCTTCCTAACTTGGGCTGCCCTAACCCAAGGCTAGTGAAAGTCCCAGGCCAGTGCTGTGAGGAATGGGTCTGTGATGAGTCCAAAGATGTCCTTGAGGAGCTGGAAGGTTTCTTTGGCAAAGAATTTAGACTGGATGCTTCTGAAGGGGAATTAACCAGGAACAACGAGCTAATAGCCATTGTGAAAGGAGGGCTGAAAATACTACCTG TCTTTGAGTCTGAGCCGCGCAGTCACTCATTTGAGAATCCAAAATGCATTGTGCAGACAACCTCATGGTCGCAGTGTTCAAAGACCTGTGGGACTGGCGTCTCCACCCGAGTAACCAATGACAACCCTGACTGCAGACTAGTCAAAGAAACCAGGATATGTGAAGTGAGGCCTTGTGGGCAGCCTAGCtatgactccttaaag aagggaaaaaaatgcaccAAGACCAAAAAATCCCAAGATCCAGTGAAGTTCACGTATGCAGGATGCTCCAGTGTTAAGAAGTACCGCCCCAAGTACTGTGGCTCTTGCGTGGACAGCAGATGCTGCACTCCTCAGCAGACCAGGACTGTCAAGATCCGTTTTCGTTGTGATGACGGGGAGACCTTCACTAAGAATGTTATGATGATCCAGTCTTGCAGATGCAACTACAATTGTCCCCATGCAAACGAGGCCTACCCTAACTACCGGCTATTTAATGATATCCACAAATTTAGGGACTAA